GAGGAGGGTCCGACCTTCGCGAGGGTGGATCACCGCTTTATGGCCTGGGTGGCGGGTATTTCGCTCACGTCCCTGGACAACCTCATCGAGGTGGTCTCCAGGGTACATGATTACGGGGTCGAATGGGCCGTCGCCTCCTACAGGAATTACGGTGCAGTCTTTTTCTCCCCCGAGGGAATCTATCTCGCGGAGTTTGAGCGGAAGGGCCTGGCCTCGCTGTTTGCCTCCGATGACGCCCTGGTCGCGGGTTTCATAATCGCCAGGGAGGAGAAAATGGACGTCGAGGAGACCATACGCTTTTCCACGGCCTGTGCCTGGGAGAACTCGCTCCGTGTCGAAAAGGGTTTTTGGGGCAGATTGGAGATAGACCAGCTCGCCGTACAGGTCCAGGTCGAAAAGCTTGACTGACTCCATGGGTGGCTTGAACCCCTCGAGGGAGGTTATGTTCGTTTGCTCGGGCAATACCTGCAGGAGTCCGATGGCGGAGGGGTTCATGAGGTATTTTCTCGGGCTCCATGGGTTGACCGGCGGTTGGAATGTCTCCTCCTCCGGGGTCATGGCTATAGAGGGTCTCCCCGCCGCAGAGCTGGCGATCAGGGTGATGTCCGAGCACGGCATCGACATCTCGGAGCACCGCTCGAGGCCGGTGAGTGCTCTGAGCCCTTCGGAGGGCTCCCTGGTCCTGGGGATGACCAGGGAGCATGTCAGCCGCATGAAAACCCTT
This portion of the Thermovirga sp. genome encodes:
- a CDS encoding low molecular weight protein arginine phosphatase — protein: MFVCSGNTCRSPMAEGFMRYFLGLHGLTGGWNVSSSGVMAIEGLPAAELAIRVMSEHGIDISEHRSRPVSALSPSEGSLVLGMTREHVSRMKTLLPDRGLTICLLGEASRPFYGGEAPEVPDPFGSGLSRYREVAAIIRAMTLNLACILGSG